A window of the Alosa alosa isolate M-15738 ecotype Scorff River unplaced genomic scaffold, AALO_Geno_1.1 AALO_1.0_unplaced_791, whole genome shotgun sequence genome harbors these coding sequences:
- the LOC125290674 gene encoding LOW QUALITY PROTEIN: olfactory receptor 6N2-like (The sequence of the model RefSeq protein was modified relative to this genomic sequence to represent the inferred CDS: deleted 2 bases in 1 codon; substituted 1 base at 1 genomic stop codon): MPEIMENVSTFKFFILSGLQDSGVYKPLYFLLAFVLYILIIIVNLTLIFIVTVDKSLHEPMYIFICNLCANGLYGTVGFYPKFLLDLQSDIHMISYSWCLLQTYVIYSSALCEMSVLTVMSYDRYVAICRPLQYHSILTARAVSKLLVLAWSYPLLSSAIVILLTSRIPICRSYIHKLFCDNPSMLMLGCYKAKANQVWSMVFITVYLIQFVLTLVSYAHIVKICTSSSEGRKKFSKTCVHIXVMVIYIVTALFDVFYSWDGSLNLPIGVRNALAIQFLIFPPLLNPLIYGLQLPRIRK, from the exons ATGCCTGAAATCATGGAAAACGTTTCTACTTTTAAATTCTTTATTCTTTCTGGGCTGCAGGACTCAGGAGTTTACAAGCCTCTGTACTTCTTGTTGGCGTTTGTCCTTTACATCCTCATTATTATAGTCAACTTAACTTTGATCTTTATTGTGACAGTGGATAAAAGCCTCCATGAGCCCATGTACATTTTCATCTGTAATCTGTGTGCAAATGGACTTTACGGGACTGTTGGTTTTTATCCCAAATTTTTGCTGGACTTGCAATCTGATATTCACATGATAAGCTACAGTTGGTGCCTGCTTCAAACATATGTGATTTATAGCTCTGCACTGTGTGAAATGTCAGTTTTAACAGTGATGTCTTATGATCGCTATGTGGCAATTTGCAGACCACTGCAATACCACAGCATTTTGACTGCACGTGCCGTGTCAAAGTTGCTTGTGTTAGCCTGGTCCTACCCTCTTTTGTCGTCAGCAATAGTTATTCTCCTTACTTCTAGAATACCCATTTGTAGATCTTACATCCATAAACTATTCTGTGACAATCCTTCAATGCTAATGCTGGGATGTTATAAAGCAAAAGCCAACCAGGTATGGAGCATGGTGTTTATTACAGTATATCTTATACAGTTTGTCTTAACTTTAGTTTCTTATGCTCATATTGTCAAAATTTGTACATCATCCAGTGAGGGTAGAAAAAAATTCAGTAAAACTTGTGTTCATATATAG GTTATGGTCATATATATTGTGACTGCATTGTTTGATGTATTTTACAGCTGGGATGGTTCACTAAATCTTCCAATTGGTGTACGTAATGCATTGGCTATACAATTTCTGATTTTTCCCCCACTATTAAACCCATTAATTTATGGCCTCCAACTTCCACGGATTCGAAAA